The following is a genomic window from Triplophysa rosa linkage group LG11, Trosa_1v2, whole genome shotgun sequence.
CACAAATGTCTTGAGCACGTAAATGGTTAAATTTCCCTACTTATTCAAACAGCAGACATTGTAATCAACAACCTACACACAATATCAAACTATTGTTTAAATTGCTTTCTTTGGTTTATGCATCTTTTAACTTTACAATACACACAACATCCATTAGTACAATTATTTAAACGTTATTAAAGCGAGGTGGTTTCTCTGAagaaattcatatttaaaaatacatacttCCGTCGTCTCAGAGAACTCGATCATGTTGTGATAGATTAGTCAGCCTATCCGCGGGCAGAGTTCGTGGGTCAGGGGTTACGCGTAAGCAGCGTTGCGGGAGTACAAGATACGAATATCAACTATGCATTCTCAATTATGATAATCTCTAACGTTACCTATTTACTCATGTGCTATATTTAAAACCCTTTACAAAATAGATTTTTCTGGATTTCTCCCCAGTCCTCTGTTTTACGTCTACTATTAAACCTCATCGAAAGACGTTTGTTAACTTGTTAGCTATCAATACTTCTAGTAGTTTTCAAATCAGGTGTTATAACGAGAAGAGTTTCGGCGCCTgtgtaaaatatacatataattcAAAATGCAGGAATTAATCGCCTGTGTCGATCACATCAAATTTGATCTAGAAATTGCTGTAGAGCAGCAGCTAGGCGCTCAACCATTGCCTTTTCCCGGAATGGATAGTAAGTTAAACGACATTGATGTATAATTTTAAAAGATGATGGAATTCAATATGATACatgatatacatttattttacagaatcgGGTGCTGCTGTGTGTGAGTTCTTCATGCGAGCTGCCTGTATGAAAGGCAAGTAATGTGTAACAAATAGCACCTGCATATATCttgaatgtttgtttaaaagTTAATTTAATGCGTTGATGAGAATATACAGGTTTCTCTTTCGGCAGGTGGAATGTGTCCATTCAGACATATCAGCGGAGAAAAGACTGTGGTGTGCAAGCACTGGCTTAGAGGATTATGCAAGAAGGGAGATCAATGTGAATTTTTACACGAATATGATATGACAAAGATGCCTGAGTGCTATTTCTACTCAAAATTTGGTTAGTTTCTATGGCCAGATAATATCATTTTATCTATCCTTTTGTActaaaatagtaaatgtatgttttttatttataatctaCTTTTTGGTtgattattagtattatttatgtatttaccaatatttatttatttgtttatgttgcagGAGAGTGCAGTAACAAAGAGTGTCCATTCTTGCACATTGACCCAGAATCTAAGATTAAAGATTGCCCATGGTATGATAGGGGTTTTTGTAAACATGGTGAGTGTTTACATTTTAGAAATTTACCAGTTGCACGTTTAACTGGATGCTTTACGCATCACAATGACATTACATGTTTACATTAATTTGACATTACATCATATGAAATGCTAAATCAAGACAgggtaatattttaaaattaaagctTGTTCGCATTACATATATTCTAAGATTGATTGTAATGGCAAATATGAAAGGTCTTTATCTTTTTGTTCTCATCTCATAAGGTCCGGATTGCAGGCATAGACACACAAGAAGAGTCATCTGTGTAAATTACCTTGTTGGTTTCTGCCCAGAGGGGAAGTCATGCAAGTTTATGCAGTATGTTTTTCATATCAGTGATTGCATATCGTGCTTTTATGTAGACATGCATGTGATTAACATTTGTGTATTAATTTTACTGTAAACTAACTTTGTAATCCTCAGCCCGAGATTTGAACTTCCTATGGGTGCATCTGAACAGCCACCACTGCAGCAACAAGTACAGTCCCAACAAAAGGTATTTTTATGGCTCTTATGGCAAAATTATATATGcttcctcatttgtaagtcgtaTGTAAGTTTCATTAGTCTTGTTTAACATGGTTAATCCTTACTATTCATCTTaatttcatctttattctccagcaacaaaacacacagcCCATAAACAGATCGTCACAGTCACTCATTCAGTTGACAAACCCCAATGTAAACATAAACAACCACCAGAGAATGCCAAACTCTGTTGGGATGGTGCAGCATAATAGCAACATGGGTGGATCTCGTGGTCCTCGTCCACTGGACCAAGTTACATGTTACAAGGTGCCGTATGATTTTACgcataaacatgttattttggCATAATAATCTTAAACTTCATTATTTCTTAATTTAATGTCTACTTTTATTTATGTGCTTCCTCCAGTGTGGTGAAAAGGGCCATTATGCAAACAAATGCACTAAAGGGCACTTGGCTTTCCTGAGTGGACAGTAAAAGGTGACTTCATTTCTACAAAGAGGATTTCCAAAAATGATGGCTGTCACATCCAGATTAAGATTTGATTACTGGGTACATTAACCTTTCATTGCAAAGGTTATAGTTGAGTGACATGAATTTGGTTCTACCTCATTGTCCATGTGCCAAATGCTCTTGTGGACATGTCACAGCAAATATATAGTATACAGGTAGAATGAACAGTCACTAAActtaagttttttttcttgtcacATATTCATACTTTGAAACAAGATTTTTGTATTGAAGCTACAAGCCTCTTGACTCTTAAAACTCCGAGCATTGCTGATGATAGAGGACAATATATTAGGTTTTTTAGGGAGAGTATTTTGAAGTTCAGTGGCAGTGAGGATATCACTTAGTAGTCTATCAGCATGcttgatgtaaaaaaaaaagctttaggGATGTTGTCTTATTACAATAAAGATAAACTGGAAAGTTATTtgtaatgtatgtgtgtatttgcTTACAAGTCAGAGCATCAGTAAAGTTGATAATCATCTTGTCCGCATATGAattttaaattagggctgtcaaaaccATTAtttgcaattaatcgcatccagaataaaagtttgtttacataatatatgtctgtgtactgtgcatattaattttgtattataaacatacttgcatatatatttaggaaatatttacatgcatttatttaaatttactaatttaaataaatacatgctttttaatttctatatttttcttaaatatatacattttataaatacaaaatttgcaCAGTACACACCAGActatcatgtaaacacaaacttttgcaatgcgattaatcgtttgacagccctagttctaAACAATCTGCAACATATAAAACCAGTTTACAAAATCAACCAATTTCACACATTAATAGATTTAATTACACAAATCTTGAATAAGAAGCTCTTCCACAGCACATCATTTAATAAAGCCAGTAGtccaaattaaataaatgtaattgttttattggTCACAATAATCACAAACAGAGAAAGCTGAGAGGTGTGGTGATCACACTGCCGCAGAAGAGAGTGGCCTGTGTTGTTTCAGTGGTATTTTCTCCACCTGTCGTGCTCTGTTGtaggacaaaaaaagaaaagaaatgcgCCGTATGTAAAATCGCAACAAAGGACACATTAGTATCGATTCTTCCATAGGTTTAGCTTGTACTTACTGATGTGATCATATTCCCAAAGGTAGCTCAGGGCAACATAACCAACAAGAAACATGGCCACACCACCAATACCACCTTTCTTCACATTGATGTACTTGTTGTAATATCTCTCATATCCTAAAAGAAGATTATTATGAATATGATGGTCACACTCTGGGTGCAGTTACATTAAATCACACAGAAAatgaatataattttaaaactttatattAAGTGAGTCATTACCTCTGCGAACTCCACCAAGAAGTCCATTCGGGGTGAAGTCTCTTGTACCGAGCCATGACGGCAGTTGCCCAAGCTTGACATCCAAAAGCCTCTTCTCAGCCAGGGACACTGCagaatcacaattaaacacaaagtTTAACTGAGAGTACTATGTAAATCCAACTCTATGCATTGTTAGGAAGGCAAGGAATTCTGACAGATTTGTAGCTGTATGTAGATGCCTGGCTTACGCTAGTACCTTTCAGTATTCTTTAAACTAATTAGGACTATCATATCATACAGTGTTATGCATATGGTAATacgtaaaaaaaatgtttagtacAGTATCTTAATATTTACAATCTGGCAACCTCACTGTTCTGCCAAGCTAACGTTACGCACCATGTTAACAACAGTAACAGTTACACGTTGGAAGCAGTGTCAGTGACACAGTTTAAGTGGCAAAACCTTGAACTTACGAAAAAGGTGCCATAATATTCTGCAAACGTATATAAACGCTGTCGagcaataaagatgttttcCTCGTAGACAAAGTTAAACGGCTCAGTAGCGCATGACAGCTTTCGCCAAGACGCGCTTTTATTTATCGAGCACGTCACCACAACAGGATTGGCATGATTCTGCACCATTAAACAACCATACATGCTATCAGTACGGATGTGGAGAAGATATTGCCCGTACTAGGGATTCTTCTTGCGGCCAATGTTACTAAAAGTCCTTGACAtgactctacacacacacaccgaggcCTTCACTGTAAATGCACACAAACGAGATAATATACACCCACTGCAATCGTGACTTGAAACATTAAAGGCATAAAAAAgcacaacacatttacaagcgTTCCATCAAACACACTAAAATACATTCAGAGTTGTATGTTTCATTCACCCATACCTGCTTTATCCGCCATCTTGCTCTGTCTGAACTTCGAGATGATGGCGTGCCGCGGTGCGTGCTGGGAATAAAAAGAGATGACGTCACCGTTGAACATATGGGGCGGGGTCATATCACATGGGCATGGCTGACGTGTGCGAGAGCAGCAACACCATAGTTACGATACATTTACCACCGGAGGGAGACATTTCTTGGACACAGATATGATGAAAAGATATCACAGATATCGTCTTTTAAGaaaaatcacattaaaatacattttaacacattatttcAAGTGTATTGTAGAGAGTGGACATTTAATGTGGTATAATAGAGTTCTCAAATATCACAATACTGCTTTTACACGGCTGGATTTAGCCTACATTGTGATACAGCATTTTGCAAGTAATTGTACAGATAAGGTTAGACCTCAATGAGACTTTTTAAGGGAATGGAAACATTTCTTAATTTTAAGATCTATTAAATAATGAC
Proteins encoded in this region:
- the atp5mf gene encoding ATP synthase subunit f, mitochondrial — encoded protein: MADKAVSLAEKRLLDVKLGQLPSWLGTRDFTPNGLLGGVRRGYERYYNKYINVKKGGIGGVAMFLVGYVALSYLWEYDHIKHDRWRKYH
- the cpsf4 gene encoding cleavage and polyadenylation specificity factor subunit 4, whose product is MQELIACVDHIKFDLEIAVEQQLGAQPLPFPGMDKSGAAVCEFFMRAACMKGGMCPFRHISGEKTVVCKHWLRGLCKKGDQCEFLHEYDMTKMPECYFYSKFGECSNKECPFLHIDPESKIKDCPWYDRGFCKHGPDCRHRHTRRVICVNYLVGFCPEGKSCKFMHPRFELPMGASEQPPLQQQVQSQQKQQNTQPINRSSQSLIQLTNPNVNINNHQRMPNSVGMVQHNSNMGGSRGPRPLDQVTCYKCGEKGHYANKCTKGHLAFLSGQ